A window of the Loxodonta africana isolate mLoxAfr1 chromosome 3, mLoxAfr1.hap2, whole genome shotgun sequence genome harbors these coding sequences:
- the LOC100658129 gene encoding olfactory receptor 6K2-like, with product MDRPNQTTAWEFIFSVFPYSWGDSVLCFVPLLIIYTFIVVGNLVIITVVQLNTHLRTPMYLFISALSFLEIWYTTATIPKMLSSLLSERKSISLNGCLLQMYFFHSTGISEVCLLTAMAFDRYLAICSPLHYPTIMTPKLCAQLTLSCCVCGFITPFPEIAWISTLPFCGTNHLEHIFCDFLPVLRLACTDTQAIVMIQVVDIVHAVQIITAVILIVLSYVGIVAVILRIRSAEGRHKAFSTCVSHLTVFLLFFVSVALMYLRFSATYSLFWDTAIALAFAVLSPFFNPIIYSLRNKEIKEAIKKHMGQAKTFFHKTRNLK from the coding sequence ATGGACAGACCTAATCAGACCACTGCTTGGGAGTTTATCTTCTCAGTTTTCCCTTATTCCTGGGGAGATTCTGTCCTCTGCTTTGTACCACTGCTCATCATCTATACTTTCATTGTTGTTGGAAACCTGGTCATCATCACAGTAGTCCAGCTGAATACTCACTTGCGCACACCCATGTACTTATTTATTAGTGCCCTTTCTTTCTTGGAGATTTGGTATACCACAGCCACCATCCCAAAGATGCTCTCTAGTCTGCTTAGTGAGAGGAAGAGTATTTCCTTAAATGGCTGTCTGCTGCAGATGTATTTCTTCCATTCCACAGGCATCAGTGAAGTTTGTCTATTGACAGCTATGGCCTTTGACCGCTACCTGGCCATCTGCAGCCCTCTTCATTACCCCACCATCATGACCCCCAAGTTATGTGCCCAACTGACTTTAAGTTGCTGTGTTTGTGGCTTTATTACACCCTTCCCTGAGATTGCCTGGATCTCCACGCTGCCATTTTGTGGCACTAATCACCTTGAGCATATCTTTTGTGACTTCCTCCCAGTGCTACGCCTGGCCTGTACAGACACACAAGCCATTGTCATGATTCAGGTAGTGGACATCGTCCATGCAGTGCAGATTATTACAGCTGTGATACTCATTGTCCTGTCCTATGTTGGTATTGTGGCTGTGATTCTGCGTATTCGTTCAGCCGAAGGTCGTCACAAGGCATTTTCCACATGTGTCTCCCACCTCACTGTCTTTTTGCTGTTCTTTGTCAGTGTGGCTCTCATGTATCTACGCTTCTCTGCCACCTACTCTTTATTCTGGGATACAGCCATTGCTCTAGCCTTCGCAGTTTTGTCCCCCTTCTTTAACCCTATCATCTATAGCCTgaggaataaagaaataaaagaagctATAAAGAAGCACATGGGTCAAGCTAAAACCTTTTTTCATAAGACGAGGAATCTCAAATAA